In Chloroflexota bacterium, one genomic interval encodes:
- a CDS encoding DNA-directed RNA polymerase subunit beta, with amino-acid sequence MVSILPASEQTIHPVPKKSYAKLPQIIDVPNLIKVQLDSFQRFQENGLKHLLREISPIKTLTSSKLELSFIGYEFREPRQGHSEAECRDRNLTFSAPLYVRVQLLIKETGEIKEQDLFLGDIPLMTAKGTFITSGAERVVVSQLLRSPGVYFTVEEDVSSGRELCSAKLIPTRGAWLEFETSNRNILSAKIDGKRKIPITTLLRAIGYGNDEQLLNLFSSDDNIPEHQYISTTIERDPLIKDQAEALLDIYRKVRPGELPNLENAKKLIQNLFFDSLRYDLGAVGRYKLNKRLGQFRIAAEKILNGIETLELPFETAEFVSQLRQAGERNDREVIRIFKDLKSALANKLDHQEELLQFYTTLEETLRQLEERALTRDDIVEIVRHLILINNGLDYGDDIDHLGNRRVRTVGELMQTQFHVGLLRLAQSVRERMSIIGMEAITPSALVNIRPVVAAVREFFSSSQLSQFMDQTNPLAEITHKRRLSAMGPGGLSRERAGFDVRDVHFSHYGRICPIETPEGPNIGLIGSLATYSRINEYGFIETPYRKVINKMNSTDERLVGRIVKEGVVDSKGNKIVRAKTTVTPAIASKLAKLSDTRIKVEPFVSDEIIFLSADEEEEFTIAQANARLDENNRFLEEKIEARRGNHYLMDTADNIALMDVSPKQIVSVATALIPFLEHNDANRALMGANMQRQAVPLLSPESPLVATGMEIEAARHSGQVIFARNAGVVTEIGSVNDAGAEAKYRIVITTDNGRKDEYGLMKFLRTNQGTCINQRPLVNKGDRVEAGQVIADSSATEDGELALGQNVLCAFMSWEGYNFEDAIIISRRLVENDKFTSIHIAKHEIEARDTKLGPEEITRDIPNVGEESLRELDENGIIRIGAEVGPDDTLVGKITPRGETELSAEEKLLRAIFGEKARDVKDTSLRVPHGEWGKVINVRIYSRRDSGDDLPAGVNEWVQVWIAQKRKVSVGDKLAGRHGNKGVIALIAPKENMPFLPDGTPVDIILDPIGVPSRMNIGQVLETHLGWAAQTLGFRVLTPVFDGANDMAIEDALARAWIAHRAAAVDYSPERKQSAIQLDMAKAWVGSRGYDGDQVYNEDYPGKAREICLRIWLEELGIPSRELSMHELMEAVKKANREGKATPPTFGKVVLRDGRTGEPFDQPVTVGNIYMMKLIHLVEDKVHSRSTGPYSLITQQPLGGKAQFGGQRFGEMEVWALEAYGSAHNLQEMLTIKSDDVTGRAKAYEAIIKGEDILQPGVPESFKVLVKELQSLGLALEVINEREAGITAAEEAIEEAPKLEAESTAIEE; translated from the coding sequence ATGGTTTCTATTCTACCAGCCAGTGAGCAAACTATTCACCCCGTTCCCAAAAAATCTTACGCCAAACTACCACAAATCATAGATGTCCCCAACCTGATTAAAGTCCAGCTAGACTCCTTCCAGCGCTTCCAGGAAAACGGCCTCAAGCATCTTCTCCGGGAAATTTCGCCCATCAAAACGCTGACCAGCAGCAAGCTGGAACTCAGTTTCATCGGCTACGAGTTCCGCGAACCGCGCCAAGGCCATTCCGAGGCAGAGTGCCGCGACCGCAATTTAACTTTTTCCGCGCCTCTCTATGTCAGGGTACAGCTGCTGATAAAAGAGACCGGTGAGATAAAGGAGCAGGACCTCTTCCTGGGCGACATACCGCTGATGACGGCCAAAGGCACCTTTATCACCAGCGGTGCGGAAAGAGTCGTGGTGAGCCAGTTACTGCGCTCCCCCGGCGTCTACTTCACCGTTGAAGAAGACGTCTCCTCAGGACGTGAACTCTGCTCTGCCAAACTGATTCCCACCCGGGGCGCCTGGCTGGAGTTCGAGACCAGCAACCGTAACATTCTGTCCGCCAAGATAGATGGCAAGCGGAAAATCCCCATCACTACCCTGCTCCGCGCCATCGGATATGGCAACGATGAGCAGTTGCTGAATCTTTTCTCCAGCGATGATAACATCCCCGAGCATCAGTATATCTCCACCACCATTGAACGCGACCCGCTCATCAAGGACCAAGCAGAAGCCCTGCTTGATATCTACCGCAAAGTCAGACCGGGAGAGCTACCGAACCTGGAGAACGCCAAGAAGCTTATCCAGAACCTGTTCTTCGATTCACTACGGTATGACCTGGGTGCCGTTGGGCGCTACAAGCTCAACAAGCGACTCGGCCAGTTCCGCATCGCTGCGGAAAAAATATTAAATGGCATTGAGACACTGGAGTTGCCCTTCGAAACGGCAGAATTTGTTTCCCAATTACGTCAGGCCGGAGAGCGAAACGACCGCGAGGTTATCAGGATATTCAAAGACCTCAAATCGGCACTGGCCAACAAGCTTGACCATCAAGAAGAACTGCTCCAGTTTTATACTACGCTCGAGGAGACACTCAGACAACTGGAAGAGCGTGCTCTGACCAGAGACGACATCGTTGAGATTGTCCGACACCTCATACTTATCAATAACGGCTTAGATTACGGCGATGACATCGACCACCTCGGCAACCGGCGCGTACGCACGGTCGGTGAGCTGATGCAGACCCAGTTTCACGTCGGCCTGCTGCGACTCGCCCAGTCAGTCCGGGAGCGTATGAGCATTATCGGCATGGAGGCGATAACCCCCAGCGCGCTGGTTAATATCCGCCCCGTGGTGGCGGCAGTCAGAGAGTTCTTCAGCAGCTCGCAGCTTTCACAGTTTATGGACCAGACCAATCCGCTGGCCGAGATAACGCACAAGCGCCGCCTTTCGGCAATGGGACCCGGTGGCCTCTCACGCGAGCGCGCCGGCTTTGATGTCCGCGACGTTCACTTTTCGCACTACGGTCGGATTTGCCCCATTGAGACGCCGGAAGGCCCGAATATCGGCCTCATTGGTTCGCTGGCTACCTACAGTAGAATCAATGAGTACGGTTTTATCGAGACACCCTACCGTAAGGTTATCAACAAGATGAATAGCACCGATGAGCGGCTGGTCGGCAGGATAGTCAAAGAGGGGGTTGTCGATAGCAAAGGAAATAAGATAGTCAGGGCAAAGACTACCGTGACCCCCGCAATTGCCTCCAAGCTGGCCAAGCTCTCGGATACCAGAATTAAAGTGGAACCCTTTGTTTCCGATGAGATTATATTTCTGTCTGCCGATGAGGAGGAGGAATTTACCATAGCTCAGGCAAATGCCCGCCTTGATGAAAACAACCGGTTCCTGGAGGAAAAGATCGAAGCCAGGCGAGGCAACCACTACCTGATGGACACGGCGGACAACATAGCCCTGATGGACGTTTCACCCAAGCAAATCGTCAGCGTGGCCACGGCACTGATTCCCTTCCTCGAGCATAATGACGCTAACCGAGCTTTAATGGGTGCCAACATGCAGCGACAGGCGGTACCCCTGCTCTCCCCCGAGTCGCCCCTGGTGGCTACGGGCATGGAGATAGAAGCCGCCCGACACAGCGGCCAGGTTATCTTCGCCCGAAATGCCGGGGTTGTTACCGAAATCGGTAGCGTCAACGATGCCGGTGCCGAAGCCAAATATCGCATTGTTATCACCACGGATAACGGTCGCAAAGACGAATATGGACTGATGAAATTTCTCCGTACCAATCAGGGGACCTGCATCAACCAGCGCCCTCTGGTAAATAAAGGTGACCGCGTTGAAGCCGGCCAGGTAATCGCCGATAGCTCAGCTACTGAAGATGGCGAACTGGCCCTCGGCCAGAATGTGCTCTGCGCCTTTATGAGCTGGGAAGGCTACAATTTTGAAGACGCTATTATCATCAGCCGCCGCCTCGTGGAAAATGACAAGTTCACCTCAATTCATATTGCCAAGCATGAGATAGAAGCCCGTGATACCAAACTGGGCCCGGAAGAAATCACCCGGGACATCCCCAACGTTGGCGAAGAGAGCCTTCGCGAGCTCGATGAGAACGGCATCATCCGCATCGGTGCCGAGGTAGGACCCGATGATACACTGGTCGGTAAGATAACTCCCCGCGGCGAGACGGAACTTTCTGCCGAGGAGAAACTACTGCGGGCGATTTTCGGTGAGAAGGCCCGCGATGTGAAAGATACCTCGCTGCGCGTTCCACACGGCGAATGGGGCAAGGTTATCAATGTGAGAATATATTCCCGCAGGGATAGCGGTGATGACCTGCCCGCCGGGGTCAATGAGTGGGTTCAGGTATGGATTGCCCAAAAACGAAAGGTCTCCGTAGGTGATAAGCTGGCCGGACGTCACGGCAATAAGGGTGTTATTGCCCTCATTGCCCCCAAAGAGAATATGCCCTTCCTGCCCGACGGCACGCCGGTTGATATCATCCTCGACCCGATTGGTGTCCCGTCCCGGATGAACATCGGCCAGGTTCTGGAGACCCATCTCGGCTGGGCAGCCCAGACATTGGGCTTCAGAGTGCTCACACCGGTCTTTGATGGTGCTAATGATATGGCAATCGAGGATGCCCTAGCGAGAGCCTGGATCGCCCATAGAGCAGCCGCGGTTGATTACTCACCGGAAAGAAAGCAGTCAGCAATTCAGCTGGATATGGCCAAGGCATGGGTTGGCAGCCGCGGATATGATGGCGACCAGGTCTATAACGAGGATTATCCCGGAAAAGCAAGAGAAATCTGCCTGCGCATCTGGCTGGAAGAGCTTGGCATACCAAGCCGTGAATTGAGCATGCATGAGTTAATGGAGGCTGTGAAGAAGGCTAATCGAGAAGGCAAGGCTACTCCTCCTACATTCGGCAAGGTAGTTTTGCGGGACGGACGAACTGGTGAGCCGTTTGACCAGCCGGTAACGGTAGGCAATATCTATATGATGAAGCTCATCCACCTGGTTGAGGATAAGGTTCATTCTCGCTCTACTGGCCCATACTCTCTGATCACGCAGCAGCCTCTGGGCGGTAAGGCCCAGTTCGGCGGCCAGCGCTTCGGTGAAATGGAGGTATGGGCGCTGGAGGCCTATGGCTCGGCACATAACCTCCAGGAAATGCTGACCATAAAGTCGGATGACGTCACCGGGCGAGCTAAAGCCTATGAAGCGATTATCAAAGGAGAGGATATCCTCCAGCCTGGAGTACCGGAGTCATTCAAGGTTCTGGTCAAAGAACTGCAGAGTCTGGGGCTTGCCCTCGAGGTAATCAATGAGAGAGAAGCAGGCATAACCGCAGCTGAAGAAGCAATTGAAGAGGCCCCCAAGCTGGAAGCCGAGTCAACTGCAATTGAAGAG